The DNA region CAAGAAGAGCAAGGGGAACTTCGAGCTCGCGATCGACTCGCTCGGCCAGGGCGCGGCTTCGGACCCGTACTACCTGTACAACAACTACTTCTCGACGGCGAACACCGCGCCCGTCGGCGAGGCGGCGCCCATCAACGTCGCCCGGTTCAGCGATCCGGCGGTCGATGAGGCGCTGTCCGTGCTGAAGAAGACGAACCCCGACGACGTCGAGGCGCGGCAGGAGCAGTTCGACATCATTCAGGCGGCCATCGTCGAGGACATGCCCTACATCCCCGTGCTGACGGGCGGGACGACGAGCGAGTTCCACGCGGACAAGTTCACCGGCTGGCCCACGGCCGATGATCTGTACGCATTCCCCGCGATCTGGGCCTCGCCCGACAACGCCCAGATCTTCAAGGCGCTCAAGCCCACCGGCGAGTGAGGCGCGCAGAGGAGGAGCTCGTGAAGATCGAGGACGTGACGTGATGAACTACTACACGAGAAAACTGGGGTTCTATGCCGCCGCGCTCTGGGCGGCGCTGACCCTCAACTTCCTGATCCCGCGGATGCTCCCGGGCAACCCCGTCGACATCCTGCTCGCCAAGCTCCAGCAGCGAGGCGGGCAGGTCTCGGCGGACACCCGGCGCGCATACGAGCTCCTCCTCGGCGGTGACTCCACCCAGCCGCTGATCGTCCAGTACTGGAACTACCTGGTCAACATCTTCCACGGCGACCTGGGGGTCTCGGTCACCTACTTCCCCGCGCCCGTCACGGAGGTGATCGCCTCCTCCCTGCCGTGGACGATCATGCTCGTCGGGATCGCGACGGTGCTGGCGTTCATCATCGGCGTGGCTCTGGGAGCATTCGTCGGATGGAAGCCGGGCACGTGGGTGGATTCGCTCATCCCCGCTACGACCCTCCTGGCCGCCGTCCCGTACTTCTGGCTCGCACTCATCTTCATCTACATCCTCTCCACGACGCTCTCGGTGTTCCCCTCCCAGGGCGGCTACGACGTCGTGCTGGATCCGGGGTGGAACTGGGAGTTCATCCGATCGGCACTGTTCTACGGCTTCCTGCCCGCGCTGACGATCGTGATCGCATCGCTGGGCGGCTGGCTGCTGGGCATGCGGAACATGATGGTGTCGACGCTGTCGGAGGACTACATCCTGACGGCGCGCGCCAAGGGGCTCGCCGAGGGACGGATCCTGCGCGATTACGCGGCGCGCAATGCGGTCCTGCCCTCGATCGCGGGGTTCGCCATCTCGCTGGGCTTCGTCGTCTCCGGCTCGGTTGTGACCGAGCAGGTCTTCTCCTATCCGGGGATCGGGGCCAAGCTGCTGTCCGCTGTGACCAACAACGATTACGCCCTCATGCAGGGGCTGTTCCTCTTCATCACCATCGCGGTGCTGGGCGCGAACCTGATCGTGGACCTGTTCTACGGGCTCATCGATCCCCGGACACGAGTACGGAGCTGAATCCATGA from Microbacterium soli includes:
- a CDS encoding ABC transporter permease, with product MNYYTRKLGFYAAALWAALTLNFLIPRMLPGNPVDILLAKLQQRGGQVSADTRRAYELLLGGDSTQPLIVQYWNYLVNIFHGDLGVSVTYFPAPVTEVIASSLPWTIMLVGIATVLAFIIGVALGAFVGWKPGTWVDSLIPATTLLAAVPYFWLALIFIYILSTTLSVFPSQGGYDVVLDPGWNWEFIRSALFYGFLPALTIVIASLGGWLLGMRNMMVSTLSEDYILTARAKGLAEGRILRDYAARNAVLPSIAGFAISLGFVVSGSVVTEQVFSYPGIGAKLLSAVTNNDYALMQGLFLFITIAVLGANLIVDLFYGLIDPRTRVRS